AATCTATTGATTTTTATGCCGAACTGTGTTATACTTATACAATGAAATACAAGAATTTAGGCGGAATCGAGGTGTCACGGCTTGCGCTTGGGCTTATGCGCATAGCCGATAAACCTATGCAAAACGTGGATCGGCTTATCCGCGCCGCGCTCGATATAGGCGTGAACCTATTCGATAACGCCGATATATACGGCGGCGGCTCGTGCGAGAGCAAGCTTGGCGAACTGATAAAAATCGACCCGTCGCTACGCCAAAAAATAGTATTGCAAACCAAATGCGGCATTAAGGGCGGAATGTACGATTTGAACCACGACCATATTATATCGTCCGTCGAAGGCTCGCTGAAACGCCTTAATACCGACCATATAGATATACTGCTATTGCACCGCCCCGATACTCTCATGCGCCCCGAACAAATAGCCAGGGCTTTCGACGAGCTCGAACGATCGGGCAAGGTGCGGCTGTTCGGCGTCAGCAATTTCTCGGCGCAGCAAACCGAGTTTTTACAGCGCACCGTTAAGCAAAAGCTTATTGCCAACCAATTGCAGCTGGGTCCCGCGTACTGCCCTATCATAGACTACGGCATAAACGTGAACACCGACCACCCGTCGGCGTGCGACAAAAGCGGCGGCGTGCTCGAATACTGCCGCATGAACGATATAACGATACAAACCTACGGCACTATGCAGTGCGAGTTCACCGACGAAACGGGCTACTTCTTTCGCGGCGCGATAACCGAAAATAAGGCAAACGAAAAATACTTCGCGCTGAACGCCTTGCTGAACGGTTTGGCACAAAAATACGACGTAACGCCCGAAGCGGTCGCTATCGCTTGGGTTCTACACCACCCCGCCGATATGCAGGCGATAGTCGGCACTACGCTCGACAAGCATATGCTCGGCTACAAGGATTGCTGTGAAGTTACGCTAACCGACTACGAGTGGTACAAGATATACGAATCGGCTGGGCACAGGCTGCCGTAAAGAAGAATATTGACAACCGCGGTATATTGTGATATAATAAACCAAACCGCAAATACGGAAAGAACCATGAGTATCGATTATTGCAAAGAAATCGAAAAATCAATCTGTGATTGTGATATAATAAACCAAATCGCAAATATGGTATACTGCAAAGGAAACTAAAACAATAACGGAGGTAACGTAACCATGATGAGCAATATAGGCTGTTTGCTCGGCGGCTTTAATTGGATAAGTAACGTATTTTTTCGGTTAAACCGAAGATACCGCAAAATATGCGACGAGCCGGGGCGCAAAGAAACAACCATGTGGTTCGGCGTGTATTCCATTATCATGAGCATATTCACGACGGGTATGTTCGTACTGTGCGCTTGGGCGATCATGGCAATATTAGACTTGGGCGACCTGGGAATAATCGTATTTATAGTATTTATCATAGGATTTGTGGTAGCCTTGGTGGTACTACTCGTCGAATATATATGCTCTGCGCTTATGGGCATTTTTTATCAGTTCCGTTGCAACCGCCGCCCTATCGGGTTTATAGCTCTCGCTGTGTTTATTCTTACGACCGCAGCCATGATAATCGGCATTCTATTCGTCGCGGGCGTACTTGGGATATAAAATGATTGTACAATAAACGGTAATTTATTTTACTTCATCTCACGCAGTTAAAATCTTTCTGACAATTTGTCAGAGAGATTTTTTCATCGCGTAAAAATACAACTTTTAAAAATCAGAGATGCCTTTTTGCATTTCGAAAGTTTGCGTAAATACGCAGATATAATTTACTTCCCTGCGTAAATGTGATACAATATAGGCGAAGCTTATTTGCGGAACGGTAGGACTATCACGCAACGAGTATTCGAATAGGACAAAAAATGTTTGGATTAAAATCGCGCAAATTAAAGAAGCAAACGAACGTGAGCGTAAAAGTTGAGCAGCTTTTGCCCGATAAGGTTATCGATGAAAGCAAGTTGGTAGAGATCGATGACGAGATCATTCTCGCCCGCCTCAACCAAGCCGTGCCGGAGATCGCGTGCGTGCTCTCCGCGAGCTCGCAGGCGGTAGGAAAAGCCTATCAGGCGATCTTGCCCGCCGCATCCAAAATTCCACCCTCGCGAGACGCGAAGAAGGCGTTTTTCGGGCTCTTTCAAAAAAAGAGCGCGGCGGCGCTCAGTACGACGAGTGGGGCGCTCAGTACGGCAAGCTCGCTCGTGTTCGGCGTAGCGGCGCTCATAGTCGGGCAAAAGTATATGACGGATATTGCCAAGGGTCTAAATCGTTTGAACGACAGCATTCGCAGTATCGCATCTTTTCAGCAAAACGAATACAAGAGCAAGGTAGAGGCGCTCATCACCCGCGTGATCGTGCTACTAATGCACAAAACCGAATTGCAGACAAATGCCGATCTGTGCGCACGAACGCTAATCGAGCTTTCCTCCATCGAGGGAGAATGTGTGCAGCTACTAGGTCAAGCGAACGAAACGCTGAATGAGTACTCTCGCGTGAAGATCGTAGACTTTAAAAAGTACTGCGATACCGTTTGGGAGATACAGCCCTGGGTGGAGTACCAAAACCGCCTGCTCGCCGTACTGTATTACGTGAGCGATTTAAAATACGTACTCAACCGTTCGCGCGGGCAGGTTTCGCGTGAGTTTTGCCGCTCCCTCTTTGATACCTATTTCGAACGCACGAAAAAGGTAAAGGACACGCTCAAAGATTGGCACGAACTGGAAACCAAAACGCTCAAAATCGATATTGTAGAATTCAAGCGCAAGCGTGGCAGAGTAGACGCATTCTTCCACGCCCTTCCCTCTCTCGTAAATAAAAAGAAAAAGTATCGCGATCTTCCGGAAGGCGTGGGAGAACTCATTTGCGAGCAAATCAAAGATAGCGCGCTCGACTATTCCGCGTTGGAAGAAGACCCGTTCGATCACGATTTGGAAATTTACGTTCGTGACGGCAAGGTGTTCATGTTGGCAGAACCCGCCTACGAGGACCCCGACAAATCGCAGGAACCCTCGCTCGAAGAACGCGTTCCTGCATAAATCATATTTATATCGAAATGCGGCGTATAAGAAGCGCTTGGAATATATCCAAGCGCTTCTTTGTTACAATCAATAATCGTCGCGCACTCCCAACATATAATCCGTTGACACGGAAAAATAATTCGCGCATTTAACAATACAGCTTTCGGTCGGCTCACTTTGGTGATTTATCCATTTTGACACCGCTCTTTGTGAAACGCTTATAGCAGCAGCCAAGGTCGATTGTGATATATTGTTTTCCTTTAATAGGTCTTTTAATCTATCCCCAAAACTCATATAAATATATTAGAACTTTTATTCTAAAATATATTGACTTAGAACTATTGTTCTGATATAATGATATATATAAATCTACTAAACGAGGGATGAATATATGTCATTTGAAGAAAATAGAAATATCGAAATTAAAAACAGCATCGCAGCTGACAAAATTATTGAAACTAAATTTCAAAAAATAGTAAACAAAGCACTGTCAATTGGATATGTTATGTACGTTCCCCGCTTTCATGGCGATACAGGTTACTACGGCTCATCCAACACATTTGACTACAATTTCAGATTGTCCTCTTCCCGTGATAGTCATAACATCCCTTATTTTCAATTCAAAGGATACTTTAGCAGGGGGCATAATCAATTCTACAATATAGATGAGGAAATAATAGATGAGAACGATTTGCAATTAAAGGGCTATAAACATTACACGATTAGTGAATCTTATGACGGGTATAACTATCATAATGAAACGGGTACCTATGTTTCGGGATATACAGGAACGATAAGTTCTAACGGAAAAGTAGATATTCAAGAGAAAAAGAGTACCTATACCTATGGTGTCGCAACCGAAGCTAGGAAAACCAACACCTTAGAGTTTTACTTAAGAGTAATCCCAAGAGAAGACTTCCAAGAGGTTATGCAAATGGAAAATTCTATAGATTGGACTAGGTATAACGAATTACAAAATAATGAACCTACTACCCCGCCCAAAAAATCAGACGCGATTAAACGAAACGCCTTTGCACAAATCTCTCACTTACTCGTATTTTTTTCAATACTATTCTCTTCTTCGGCGTCAACAAAACCTATACCTACCGTAGATGCTACAGTATTAAATAGTTTTAAAACATTTAAAACGTTAATGGCGACGATTCCCATTTATATAGTACCGATTCTTTTTGCAGCAGGATTTATATGTGCCATAGCTACATACATTATACAAAAAACGAAACTCAAACCTCTAAAAGAATTAGGTGTAGCTTATATTCCACTACTTTATATAATATCTGCCACAGCATTGTTTGCAATCCCTCTAATATTATCATACGCGCTTCCCTCGACTTTTAACGTGGAAAAATCTAATTGGATAATATATTATTATATGTTAGGTATTACACGCTTCGGTTGGTTAATATTAGAAGCTATCTTTATAGTAATATCCATCGTCCGCTTAATATCCAATTCTCACTATAAAAAGGCTGAAGAAATAATTTCCACACGTGCACAATATCTTGATAGCGGAAAATATAATCGAGACCAAAAAAGCATACAAAAAATACAACGCACGTGCATTAAAATTGATTATTAATCTTACATTTTAACTTTTCCGACGCGAAATAAAAGAATAGCCCGCTATACTTCGACAACGGAGATAGCGAGCTATTTGTTTGACTTCAATTCCCTTTTCAAATTGAGATAGCAGGCGTTGCAAATTTCGCAATCTCGTAGCGCTCTGTGCGCGCCTGTCGTTTCTATTCCGTAATACGCGGCTACCGTCGTTTGCTTATGGTTGTGTAACCAAGGCAGAGCCTTTCTCGCAAGCCGCAGCGTATCGACGAAGTCGTTATCTAGAACCAGCCCGTTATGCCGCCACAGATTATCGTACAGGAAATTCACGTCGAAGTTTACGTTATGCCCTATCAGAATATCCTTACCGACAAAATCATAGAAGTCCTGCATTACCCCGTATATATCGGGCGCGTTCTGCACCATCTCGTCGGTTATTCCCGTAAGGTTCTCGGTAAACCAAGTTATCGGCTGCGTGGGCTTTATC
This region of Clostridiales bacterium genomic DNA includes:
- a CDS encoding aldo/keto reductase family oxidoreductase; the protein is MKYKNLGGIEVSRLALGLMRIADKPMQNVDRLIRAALDIGVNLFDNADIYGGGSCESKLGELIKIDPSLRQKIVLQTKCGIKGGMYDLNHDHIISSVEGSLKRLNTDHIDILLLHRPDTLMRPEQIARAFDELERSGKVRLFGVSNFSAQQTEFLQRTVKQKLIANQLQLGPAYCPIIDYGINVNTDHPSACDKSGGVLEYCRMNDITIQTYGTMQCEFTDETGYFFRGAITENKANEKYFALNALLNGLAQKYDVTPEAVAIAWVLHHPADMQAIVGTTLDKHMLGYKDCCEVTLTDYEWYKIYESAGHRLP
- a CDS encoding helix-turn-helix transcriptional regulator, with translation MSFGDRLKDLLKENNISQSTLAAAISVSQRAVSKWINHQSEPTESCIVKCANYFSVSTDYMLGVRDDY
- a CDS encoding 3'-5' exonuclease, with product MERKFKGKSLFAFPTDYTVVDIETNGLISGVCEIIEVSALKYRNAILQGEFSTLIKPTQPITWFTENLTGITDEMVQNAPDIYGVMQDFYDFVGKDILIGHNVNFDVNFLYDNLWRHNGLVLDNDFVDTLRLARKALPWLHNHKQTTVAAYYGIETTGAHRALRDCEICNACYLNLKRELKSNK